The following proteins are encoded in a genomic region of Candidatus Thermoplasmatota archaeon:
- a CDS encoding small nuclear ribonucleoprotein (Enables 3` processing of polyadenylated mRNAs and tRNA precursors), translating into MEKPLKILHASLNNRVIVELRGGRGYHGILDGYDVPHMNLVLKKADEIVNGELVKKHDTIIVRGDNIIYISP; encoded by the coding sequence ATGGAAAAACCACTTAAGATACTGCATGCTAGTTTAAACAACCGTGTCATCGTGGAGCTTAGAGGCGGAAGAGGATATCATGGTATCCTTGATGGCTATGATGTCCCTCATATGAACCTTGTTCTCAAAAAAGCTGATGAGATAGTGAACGGTGAATTAGTTAAGAAACATGATACAATTATTGTTAGAGGGGACAACATAATCTATATATCCCCATGA
- the rpl37e gene encoding 50S ribosomal protein L37e (contains a zinc finger motif) — MTKGTSSHFGGKKTHTICRRCGKHSFHMQKRRCSSCGFGESSKLRHYNWARKKQ, encoded by the coding sequence ATGACGAAAGGAACATCATCCCATTTTGGCGGCAAAAAAACCCATACGATTTGTAGAAGATGCGGCAAGCATTCTTTTCATATGCAGAAGAGGAGATGCTCTTCTTGTGGTTTCGGCGAGTCAAGTAAGTTGAGACATTATAACTGGGCTAGGAAAAAACAATAA
- the sepF gene encoding cell division protein SepF yields the protein MGIVNKIWGDKKSGDVGGYIDLEKYVESTETPQPAKMYVRVGEIQRYEDLKELTDYVYGGNVLILDFAAIAEEEVILKRITNDLKKLVSEINGDIAGIGNNLMIVSPSGVKIDRRKIRGRYA from the coding sequence ATGGGAATTGTCAATAAGATTTGGGGTGATAAAAAATCAGGTGATGTTGGAGGATATATTGATCTAGAGAAATATGTGGAATCAACTGAAACACCACAGCCAGCAAAAATGTATGTGAGGGTTGGTGAGATACAGAGGTATGAGGATTTAAAAGAGCTCACAGATTATGTTTACGGCGGGAATGTTTTAATACTTGATTTCGCTGCTATAGCCGAGGAAGAGGTTATTCTAAAAAGGATAACAAATGACCTAAAAAAACTTGTTTCTGAGATAAATGGTGACATCGCAGGGATTGGGAATAACTTGATGATTGTTTCTCCATCTGGTGTGAAAATAGATAGAAGGAAAATACGTGGGAGATACGCTTAA
- a CDS encoding type II secretion system F family protein: MVAEIKKPSLIKNLILTGQLTRLIIYLCVTIPAIIFIIFALLVHLGLTGPLVIGPLRIGTSLDFILFAIFLGTGTFGIYEYFHMRRVRKIDDRFPDFVRDLAESRRAGMTFTKAILYASKGNYGVLTSEIKKISQQISWGSSVEEALAAFAKRVNTRLIRRIISLIIEASRSGGNVADVLDAASRDAREIRLLERERRSNMMSYVAIIYVGMGIFLLIIAILCVTLIPAMTGEGSAALSAATGGKGMITKADIVPVFFYANLSQSIGMGLVTGVFEEGNVASGIKHVFIMSLVTWVVFKFVIGL, from the coding sequence ATGGTTGCGGAAATAAAAAAACCTAGTTTGATAAAAAACCTGATTCTCACAGGGCAGCTTACCAGACTAATAATATACCTATGTGTGACTATACCTGCTATAATTTTTATTATCTTTGCCCTGTTGGTTCATCTGGGCTTGACGGGCCCACTTGTTATAGGACCTCTACGTATCGGTACATCCTTGGATTTCATCCTTTTCGCGATCTTCCTTGGCACAGGAACATTTGGTATATATGAATATTTTCATATGCGTAGGGTTCGTAAGATAGATGACAGGTTCCCTGATTTCGTCCGTGACCTAGCTGAGTCTAGGCGTGCTGGTATGACTTTCACAAAAGCAATCTTGTATGCATCTAAGGGGAACTATGGTGTTTTAACATCTGAGATAAAAAAGATATCACAGCAGATATCCTGGGGTAGTAGCGTGGAGGAGGCTCTGGCTGCTTTTGCCAAGAGGGTTAACACAAGGTTAATTAGGAGGATTATTTCTTTGATTATTGAGGCTAGCCGTAGTGGTGGTAACGTTGCTGATGTGCTTGATGCTGCATCTAGGGATGCAAGGGAGATAAGGTTGTTGGAGCGTGAGAGAAGATCAAATATGATGTCCTACGTGGCAATAATCTATGTTGGTATGGGTATATTTCTGTTGATAATCGCCATATTATGTGTTACCCTTATCCCTGCTATGACTGGTGAAGGATCCGCAGCTCTTTCAGCTGCAACAGGTGGAAAAGGGATGATCACAAAAGCAGACATAGTCCCTGTGTTTTTTTATGCTAACCTTTCTCAGAGTATCGGTATGGGGCTGGTGACAGGTGTTTTTGAGGAGGGGAATGTTGCCTCAGGGATAAAACATGTTTTTATAATGTCTCTGGTGACATGGGTTGTGTTCAAGTTTGTGATAGGGTTGTAG
- a CDS encoding polymorphic toxin-type HINT domain-containing protein, giving the protein MKKNNRAVSPVISAVLALMIVTSTMTAVFVWGVPYIDQINTVTSIENSLNQFTSFIDSIGELTNSYVNDSRINTLGVSKGSVSAGVDEGGKDRVVVTYSYDEGYDFTVSGLDTCFLAGTKVLMADESYKNIEEINIGDMVLSYDEHLGRVVSCRVVNVFAHHPSEMGDYYLVINDGLRVTPNHRFYSNGRWVYAGNLRVGDPLFGKDMGSNYQVVSIKKIYEREQSFDLEVEGCHTYFVSVGGVDVLVHNDDVQSPENKLVLYPEKDTHIREFHNTKTGEDHRYLNFGGSPKLSVDLLADLFGIFLGREHILIKFDLTSIPIGSTIVSAKLGLYYYEWGYKNLWYDNPSGKKLECHRLKRDWKEGNGPDEGIRGNANWFNSTDDEKWDILGGDYDNAVTASAEMPNIGKDPPYDPAWIYLDVKSDVIKFLNDAPNHGWLLKYEDPQYGVIRSFLANFTSNETTVQDPNTGDIARPKLEIIYLKTETLGATNVQKNRATLKGKVVSYGNGCKYGFYYRKYGTDNWFFTGWPNINMTTNGEFSKPIQGLSPGCLYEYRASIKCTYQSTDYINNGSIMYFLTPGEITNFNATAVTPRDIILKWDLVDNAKGAYIEWFTTPPPSPWNPEPYNQSRNKVGIDGYCEGESFQHTGLTPRTTYYYKAWAYARNSGWISNGSATAPFGNTCTKEEETFDAPIIFTYPSPNVNRSRDATLRGLLTHTTTGENCMVWFDYGLTPACGTASKDRDWTNGTGTYDFNITIDGLKPGTKYYYRAVYEAVYGGGYKCRYRDPNISSFTTLINDLEVVSPQYSDSWIKGITHKIEWYYGPKLKGTNVTIELYIGKDPCYGAIDGYDYVELPINYSGTDKNGSFNWVIPKNLSSGKFIYRIKITSVFDQNIYDYSDYFSIRDIHEGIVWNRTITPTHEGDNRYRVNCGSSSCEGDESFNITMIKGILTRAEVYGLYYGGELCDCSFRGTVQIDLYNDSYCFGSIILLDSDSLTYESPSSSGTYISTIENGGLLYSDPNINKYLKKTPPIYAGGGVFSMHAIQIVASPFSAGGSNGFRIRVKTVVNVNSIREKDYVYNLRLQFYGDNSDLWLKYFRINYPVFERQGDTLFYTSSSTSKLWFVFSHTAIQISFV; this is encoded by the coding sequence ATGAAGAAAAATAACAGAGCGGTTTCACCTGTGATCTCAGCTGTTTTAGCTTTGATGATTGTTACTTCCACGATGACCGCTGTTTTCGTCTGGGGTGTACCATATATTGATCAGATTAACACTGTTACATCCATAGAAAACTCTTTAAACCAGTTCACCTCATTTATTGATTCTATAGGTGAGTTGACTAATTCCTATGTTAATGATAGTAGAATAAACACGTTAGGTGTTAGTAAGGGTAGTGTTTCTGCTGGTGTTGACGAAGGAGGAAAAGACAGGGTTGTTGTTACGTATTCATATGATGAGGGTTATGATTTCACTGTATCTGGTTTGGATACCTGTTTTTTAGCTGGGACAAAGGTTTTGATGGCAGATGAGTCTTATAAGAACATTGAAGAGATAAATATTGGTGACATGGTTTTATCATATGATGAACATCTTGGCAGGGTTGTTTCCTGTAGGGTAGTTAATGTTTTTGCTCATCATCCTAGTGAGATGGGTGATTATTATCTTGTAATAAATGATGGTTTGAGGGTTACTCCTAATCATAGGTTTTATTCTAATGGTAGATGGGTTTATGCCGGTAATCTAAGAGTCGGGGACCCGTTGTTTGGTAAGGATATGGGTTCTAACTATCAGGTTGTTTCTATTAAAAAAATATATGAGCGGGAGCAGAGTTTTGATTTAGAAGTTGAAGGTTGTCATACGTATTTTGTATCAGTTGGTGGTGTTGATGTTCTTGTGCATAATGATGATGTGCAATCCCCTGAAAATAAATTGGTTCTATACCCTGAAAAGGATACACATATTAGGGAATTTCACAACACTAAAACTGGTGAAGATCATCGGTACCTAAATTTTGGTGGATCTCCAAAACTTAGTGTAGATCTACTCGCTGATCTATTTGGGATATTTTTGGGGAGAGAACATATTCTCATTAAATTTGATCTAACAAGCATCCCGATTGGTTCAACCATAGTATCCGCGAAATTAGGCTTATATTATTACGAGTGGGGATATAAAAATTTGTGGTATGATAATCCTTCCGGTAAAAAACTTGAATGCCATAGGTTAAAGCGTGATTGGAAGGAAGGAAATGGACCGGATGAAGGGATAAGAGGGAACGCAAATTGGTTTAATTCAACAGATGATGAAAAGTGGGATATCCTGGGAGGGGACTACGATAATGCTGTTACAGCCTCTGCAGAAATGCCAAACATAGGTAAGGATCCCCCTTATGATCCTGCATGGATTTATTTGGATGTAAAAAGCGATGTAATAAAATTTTTAAATGACGCACCAAATCATGGGTGGCTACTAAAATATGAAGATCCCCAATATGGAGTTATTCGGAGTTTTTTAGCTAATTTTACCTCAAATGAAACCACTGTTCAAGATCCGAATACTGGTGATATCGCGAGACCAAAACTAGAAATCATATACCTGAAAACAGAAACACTTGGTGCAACCAATGTCCAGAAAAACCGTGCTACTCTTAAGGGCAAAGTAGTCTCATATGGTAATGGTTGTAAATATGGTTTTTATTATAGAAAATATGGTACTGACAACTGGTTTTTTACAGGATGGCCAAACATAAATATGACGACAAATGGAGAATTCAGCAAACCTATACAAGGGCTTTCACCTGGGTGTCTGTATGAGTACCGTGCGAGCATAAAATGCACATACCAATCCACTGATTACATAAATAACGGGTCTATCATGTATTTCCTTACACCTGGGGAGATAACCAATTTTAATGCAACTGCTGTTACACCTAGGGATATAATTCTTAAATGGGATCTAGTTGATAACGCAAAGGGGGCATACATTGAATGGTTTACAACCCCACCGCCAAGCCCATGGAATCCAGAGCCTTATAACCAAAGCCGTAACAAGGTAGGCATAGATGGTTATTGCGAGGGTGAAAGTTTTCAACATACTGGTCTAACACCAAGGACAACCTATTATTACAAGGCATGGGCATATGCTCGTAATAGTGGTTGGATATCAAATGGTAGTGCAACTGCTCCATTTGGAAACACATGTACTAAAGAGGAGGAAACATTTGATGCACCAATCATTTTTACTTATCCGTCACCAAATGTGAATCGTTCAAGGGATGCGACACTAAGAGGACTTCTCACACATACTACAACTGGAGAAAACTGTATGGTTTGGTTTGATTATGGTCTAACCCCAGCATGTGGCACTGCATCCAAAGACCGTGATTGGACAAATGGAACTGGTACGTATGATTTTAATATAACCATTGATGGGTTAAAACCAGGTACAAAATACTATTACCGCGCAGTATACGAAGCCGTATACGGAGGAGGCTATAAATGTAGATATAGAGACCCAAATATCTCTAGTTTTACAACTCTTATAAACGACTTGGAGGTTGTTTCACCTCAATATAGTGACAGCTGGATAAAAGGGATCACCCATAAAATAGAATGGTACTATGGACCAAAGTTAAAAGGTACTAACGTAACTATTGAGTTATATATAGGAAAAGATCCTTGTTATGGAGCAATAGATGGGTATGATTACGTGGAGCTGCCCATAAACTATAGTGGAACCGATAAAAACGGGTCATTTAACTGGGTTATACCAAAGAATCTATCCAGTGGTAAATTCATCTATAGGATAAAGATAACTAGTGTTTTTGACCAGAATATATATGATTACAGTGATTATTTTTCAATAAGAGATATACATGAAGGAATAGTGTGGAATAGAACAATAACACCAACACACGAAGGAGACAACAGATATCGGGTTAACTGTGGGTCATCTAGTTGTGAGGGAGATGAATCTTTTAATATCACAATGATAAAAGGTATTTTAACTAGAGCCGAGGTATACGGGCTTTATTACGGGGGAGAACTATGTGATTGCTCGTTCAGAGGAACAGTACAAATAGACCTATATAACGATAGTTATTGTTTTGGTAGCATCATCCTCCTGGATTCTGATTCCTTAACCTACGAATCTCCATCTAGTAGCGGAACCTATATTTCAACAATTGAAAACGGCGGGCTTTTATATTCTGATCCCAACATAAATAAATATCTGAAAAAAACACCACCTATTTATGCTGGTGGAGGTGTTTTTTCAATGCATGCGATACAAATTGTTGCATCACCTTTTTCAGCAGGGGGAAGCAATGGTTTTAGGATCAGGGTAAAAACCGTTGTTAACGTAAACAGTATAAGAGAAAAGGATTATGTTTATAATCTTAGACTACAGTTTTATGGTGACAACTCTGATTTGTGGTTAAAATATTTCAGGATTAACTACCCTGTTTTTGAGAGGCAGGGTGACACATTGTTTTATACCTCTTCTTCTACATCTAAACTGTGGTTTGTGTTTTCACATACCGCGATTCAGATCAGTTTTGTATGA
- a CDS encoding type II secretion system F family protein: protein MCYRRLGDVAENAVTEKLKQNLESAHIEMRAGAYLSYAWVNTVLAGTIAVLLYLSFIMLIKMELVITLLLAIFPALATLGIYLYYMHAPGLKARARGKKIDLHLPYALNFISAMSSAGITPTEIFKSLSKQDIYGEIRDEALWIYRDVSLLGKDIISAIKANINRTPSAKFKEFLQGAVVTVQSGGSLKPYFMAKADQYMRENRLAQKQLIESLGIMAECYVTAAVAGILLVIIIIPLMMMISQSGTGQLIIMNLFSFFVIPLIHVGFAVVIALMTTRV from the coding sequence ATGTGTTACAGGAGACTAGGTGATGTCGCGGAAAATGCGGTTACTGAAAAGCTTAAACAAAACCTTGAGAGCGCACACATTGAGATGCGCGCCGGTGCATACCTCTCATATGCATGGGTTAACACCGTATTAGCTGGTACAATAGCTGTTTTACTTTATCTTTCTTTTATCATGCTAATTAAAATGGAGCTAGTTATAACCTTGTTACTAGCAATATTCCCAGCTCTTGCAACTCTCGGTATCTATCTTTATTATATGCATGCACCTGGTTTAAAGGCTAGGGCACGTGGTAAAAAAATCGATTTGCATCTACCTTATGCGCTTAATTTTATTTCAGCTATGTCATCCGCTGGTATAACGCCTACAGAGATCTTTAAAAGTCTTTCTAAACAGGATATCTATGGTGAGATAAGGGATGAGGCTCTTTGGATATACCGTGATGTCAGCCTCTTAGGTAAAGATATCATCTCTGCTATAAAAGCAAACATAAACAGGACTCCCTCTGCTAAGTTCAAAGAGTTTCTACAGGGTGCTGTTGTAACCGTTCAATCAGGTGGTAGCCTTAAACCATATTTTATGGCAAAGGCTGATCAGTACATGCGTGAAAACAGGTTGGCGCAGAAACAACTCATAGAAAGTTTAGGGATCATGGCTGAGTGTTATGTTACAGCAGCGGTTGCAGGTATACTGTTGGTTATAATAATTATACCTCTTATGATGATGATATCCCAAAGTGGTACAGGTCAGTTGATTATTATGAATCTCTTCTCCTTTTTTGTTATACCCCTAATACATGTGGGGTTTGCGGTGGTTATTGCGCTTATGACTACGAGGGTGTAA
- a CDS encoding RNA-binding protein, whose amino-acid sequence MLIKVKNRHTLRRKEVRELINKIRENYNHSFFEEKSNVETGEVEGYKLVFVENKPVFMFHEKQMVFTLNGINKFRPQEKFVVVDMGAVSFVTSGADVMAPGVVDADKGISEGDPVWVCDEKHKKPLAVGFALMNSEQMIKEEKGKAVKVVHYVGDRLWNLISKSL is encoded by the coding sequence ATGCTGATAAAAGTAAAAAACAGACACACCCTTAGAAGAAAAGAAGTTAGAGAACTAATAAATAAAATCAGGGAAAACTACAACCACAGTTTTTTTGAAGAAAAATCAAACGTTGAAACAGGTGAGGTAGAGGGATACAAACTGGTTTTTGTTGAAAACAAACCAGTTTTTATGTTCCATGAAAAACAGATGGTTTTTACACTAAACGGTATTAATAAATTTAGGCCACAAGAAAAATTTGTAGTAGTTGACATGGGCGCTGTCAGTTTTGTCACAAGCGGGGCAGACGTTATGGCACCAGGAGTAGTTGATGCTGATAAAGGGATTTCCGAGGGTGATCCTGTTTGGGTGTGCGATGAGAAACACAAAAAACCCCTAGCGGTAGGTTTCGCTTTGATGAACAGTGAACAGATGATAAAAGAAGAGAAAGGAAAAGCAGTGAAAGTGGTTCATTACGTTGGTGACAGGCTGTGGAATCTTATCTCCAAAAGTTTATAA
- a CDS encoding type II/IV secretion system ATPase subunit translates to MKKDREKPFKKTSSSSKIDEKKLLEIEKKIDETITKNKETTAEKNLVERYSFKNKQGEAIYFLKEKKNNNTESKDLKEDEKEFIEEQPTNHKNQETNGSIDKKIDEIIFSKYDDKTGEIKTENSGIKKKEILLEKNKTVDKKTKKEKTAKNRKLRLRIGKKTLKPDELPEEEYDETEPQTDTNLLDSSEKDDLSLTDILTANVQENGLEHVFFDEVDISFGGWSPRITDQEKKDLALPFQAKPEIKNENMVEAEIPKELFKDKSMIIKELGLKENEWEELEFYPLKEPFAYVEILREKESLDKRYFLVEVDLDEEEQRLVKFITETLTTLSINYLEMQSTGDEKYLVNKVDEVIKEYGLKIRDESKKKILYYIEKSSLGLDKIDPLMRDPNIEDISCDGANIPIFLYHRKYGSLKSNIDFKSEDELSSFIFKLAQKCGKHISIAEPMLDATMPDGSRIQMTLSDEITAKGSTFTIRKFRENPFSPPDLVEFNTMSSEMLAYMWLAVENGVNTLIAGGTASGKTTVLNALSLFIPRESKIVSIEETREINLPHPNWIPGVARTGFGEIVQDKMVGEIDMYDLMKAALRQRPEYIIVGEIRGKEAYVLFQAMATGHATYSTVHADSAKSLIHRLEGKPIEIPRIMLQSLDIVTIHITTRVKGKRVRRCKQIIEIIDIDPTTKEILTNEAFHWDPVEDKFIYTGKSYVLEGIRARWDMNKEEIVNELRKRAEILEWMREKNVRTFKEVARVISKYAENPEEVMKLVKQKKDENVIKDASN, encoded by the coding sequence TTGAAAAAAGACAGAGAAAAACCATTCAAAAAAACATCATCCTCCTCAAAAATAGATGAAAAAAAACTATTAGAAATAGAAAAAAAGATAGACGAAACCATAACAAAAAACAAAGAAACAACAGCTGAAAAAAACCTTGTAGAAAGATACTCATTCAAAAACAAACAAGGAGAAGCCATATATTTCCTAAAAGAGAAAAAAAACAATAACACTGAATCTAAAGATCTAAAAGAAGATGAAAAAGAATTTATAGAAGAACAACCAACCAATCATAAAAACCAGGAAACAAACGGTTCTATAGATAAAAAAATAGATGAAATAATTTTTTCAAAATATGATGATAAAACAGGGGAGATAAAAACAGAAAACAGCGGAATTAAGAAAAAAGAAATCCTTTTAGAAAAGAACAAAACTGTAGACAAAAAAACAAAAAAAGAGAAAACTGCTAAAAATAGAAAATTAAGACTAAGAATAGGAAAAAAAACCTTAAAACCAGATGAATTACCAGAAGAAGAATACGATGAAACTGAACCGCAAACTGATACTAACCTGTTGGATTCATCTGAAAAAGATGATTTAAGTTTAACAGACATTTTGACGGCAAATGTTCAAGAAAATGGTTTAGAACATGTTTTTTTTGATGAGGTGGATATAAGTTTTGGTGGATGGAGCCCGAGGATAACTGATCAAGAAAAAAAGGATCTAGCATTGCCTTTCCAGGCTAAACCAGAGATTAAAAACGAGAACATGGTTGAGGCTGAGATACCAAAGGAACTGTTCAAAGACAAATCCATGATAATTAAGGAGCTTGGTTTAAAAGAAAACGAATGGGAGGAGCTAGAGTTTTATCCACTAAAAGAGCCGTTTGCTTATGTAGAAATATTACGTGAAAAAGAAAGCCTTGATAAACGCTATTTTTTAGTTGAAGTTGATTTAGATGAAGAAGAACAAAGGCTGGTAAAATTTATCACAGAAACCCTAACTACTTTATCAATAAATTATTTAGAGATGCAGTCAACTGGTGATGAGAAGTATCTGGTAAATAAAGTGGATGAGGTTATCAAAGAGTATGGTCTTAAAATAAGAGATGAGTCTAAAAAAAAGATATTGTATTATATCGAAAAAAGTTCTCTAGGGCTTGATAAAATAGATCCACTTATGAGGGATCCTAACATTGAGGACATATCATGTGATGGAGCTAACATACCAATCTTTTTGTATCATAGGAAGTATGGTTCACTTAAGAGCAATATTGATTTTAAAAGTGAGGATGAGCTTTCTTCTTTTATTTTTAAGCTTGCTCAGAAATGTGGTAAACACATAAGCATAGCGGAACCCATGCTGGATGCAACAATGCCAGATGGCTCAAGGATACAGATGACGCTTAGCGATGAGATCACTGCTAAGGGTTCAACGTTTACAATCAGGAAGTTTAGGGAAAACCCGTTCTCGCCACCTGATCTGGTTGAGTTTAACACGATGTCATCAGAGATGCTAGCTTATATGTGGCTTGCTGTTGAAAACGGTGTTAACACACTCATAGCAGGTGGAACAGCCAGTGGCAAAACCACTGTACTAAACGCACTCTCACTGTTTATCCCACGAGAATCAAAAATAGTAAGCATAGAAGAAACACGTGAAATCAACCTACCACACCCCAACTGGATACCAGGAGTAGCAAGAACAGGATTCGGAGAAATCGTACAAGACAAAATGGTCGGAGAAATAGACATGTACGACCTAATGAAAGCAGCACTAAGACAGAGACCAGAATACATAATAGTAGGAGAAATCAGAGGAAAAGAAGCATACGTACTATTCCAAGCAATGGCAACAGGACACGCAACATACTCAACAGTACACGCAGACTCAGCTAAATCACTTATACACAGGCTTGAGGGTAAACCCATTGAGATACCTAGGATTATGTTACAGTCGCTTGATATTGTAACCATTCATATAACCACGCGTGTTAAAGGTAAACGTGTTAGGAGATGCAAGCAGATCATTGAGATAATAGACATAGATCCTACGACAAAAGAGATTCTTACAAACGAGGCTTTCCACTGGGATCCTGTTGAGGACAAGTTCATCTACACTGGTAAAAGCTATGTTTTAGAGGGTATACGGGCCCGCTGGGATATGAACAAAGAGGAGATTGTTAATGAGCTTAGAAAAAGAGCTGAGATCCTAGAGTGGATGCGTGAAAAAAATGTTAGGACATTCAAAGAAGTAGCAAGGGTTATATCAAAGTATGCTGAAAACCCTGAAGAGGTTATGAAATTAGTTAAACAAAAAAAAGATGAAAACGTGATAAAAGATGCCTCTAACTAA